The proteins below come from a single uncultured Carboxylicivirga sp. genomic window:
- a CDS encoding phytase, which translates to MKHIIIIFSAFIILITGCNHKTDKSKTSSPSITKMNGDTEAIEDSIKKANALALQSQIARAVSPKTETQPVSEKSGVDAADDPAIWYNEANPAESRILGTDKKSGLGLYNLNGELINFAHAGKVNNVDIRYNFDFNGRRIAIAAATERISKGIVLFEVTADSLISLLESPILLDSIILDDAYGCCMYYSRKKAAYYAFVCGKNGNLQQWKITDNKGKINAEAVRTITLSSQCEGMVADDEEGILYVAEEGKAIWKMSAEEDADNTMSPLAQSNSNNPYITYDLEGLDIYYAGNNKGYLIASVQGNFTYAIFEKEGDNQYLGNFIIKSNDQIDGTEETDGLAVTNINLGDKFPKGLLVVQDGFNTDNGVDQPQNFKLIDWADLATVYEPNLAVSPQFKWWNNN; encoded by the coding sequence ATGAAACATATAATAATCATTTTTTCAGCTTTCATTATTCTAATAACGGGTTGTAATCATAAAACCGACAAATCAAAAACGTCATCCCCATCAATAACAAAGATGAATGGTGATACAGAAGCCATTGAAGACTCCATAAAAAAGGCCAATGCTTTGGCTCTACAATCACAAATTGCAAGAGCTGTAAGCCCTAAAACCGAAACACAACCTGTTAGCGAGAAAAGTGGTGTAGATGCTGCCGACGATCCGGCTATTTGGTATAATGAAGCTAATCCTGCTGAATCGCGCATATTAGGAACTGATAAAAAATCGGGACTTGGTTTATACAATCTCAATGGAGAGCTAATTAACTTTGCTCATGCCGGAAAAGTAAACAATGTAGATATACGCTATAACTTTGATTTCAATGGCCGAAGAATAGCGATAGCAGCAGCTACCGAAAGAATTTCAAAAGGTATTGTTCTTTTTGAAGTAACTGCCGATAGCTTGATATCGCTTCTTGAGAGCCCTATTCTTTTGGATTCAATCATTCTCGATGATGCTTATGGATGCTGTATGTATTACAGCAGAAAAAAAGCTGCGTACTATGCTTTTGTGTGTGGTAAAAATGGAAATTTACAGCAATGGAAAATAACTGACAATAAAGGTAAAATAAATGCAGAAGCTGTAAGAACCATTACTCTTTCATCGCAATGCGAAGGAATGGTTGCTGACGACGAAGAAGGTATTTTATACGTGGCAGAAGAAGGCAAAGCCATTTGGAAGATGAGTGCCGAAGAAGATGCTGATAACACCATGAGCCCACTAGCCCAAAGTAATAGCAATAATCCTTACATCACCTACGACCTGGAAGGCTTGGATATCTATTATGCCGGCAATAACAAGGGGTATTTAATTGCCTCGGTTCAGGGCAACTTTACCTATGCCATATTTGAAAAAGAAGGCGACAACCAATACCTGGGTAACTTTATTATAAAAAGTAATGACCAAATTGATGGAACTGAAGAGACTGATGGATTAGCAGTTACCAACATCAATCTAGGTGATAAATTTCCAAAGGGGTTATTGGTTGTGCAAGATGGTTTTAACACTGATAATGGAGTTGATCAACCTCAAAACTTCAAGTTGATTGACTGGGCAGATTTAGCTACTGTATACGAACCCAATTTAGCTGTTTCCCCCCAATTTAAATGGTGGAATAACAACTAA
- a CDS encoding TonB-dependent receptor produces the protein MKKVKWLAMFILTMAGVSAFAQSGFIQGRVTDSKNFPLPGAAVYVEGHTEIGTITDVDGFYRLKNLNDGNYTLAVNYIGFEKATVSTTIKQSNGSEANFVLKEGIELQEIKVNGQLQGQTKALNQQKNTINVTNIIAADQVERFPDSNIGDALKRIPGINVQYDQGEARFGNIRGTAPDLNSVTINGDRIPSAEAETRSVQLDLIPADMVQAIEVNKVVTADMEGDAIGGSVNLVTRSKPGARRISGSLGSGYNFLAKKPMAVGSLVYGQRFMNDKLGMVLSGSYFNHQLGSDNIEAEWGEDGTMKDFQVRTYNVQRERQSYSASFDYTINKNHTLELKGMYNHRKDWENRYRLQYKDIEEDEDGNMIAEIRRQTKSGIEDNKYARLEDQSTMNFSLGGEHHFGILTTDWKVSYAKAQEERPNERYLTMRYKKVDVSQDLTDTKKPDIIVNNPEAQDLNSNWKFKELTEEFQFTDDIDKSGKIDFELPVINNSNLKFGFRYKGKEKNRENQFFEYEPLDEDAFIQDATSAANTINKTKDDFRAGDYVAGNFVTKEFVGNQNLTGPNFEGEENPEEIAGNFEATENVTAGYIRWDQKITSKLKAVAGIRYENTNIEYSGFTYDADENTLTPTDKESSSYGNFLPSVLIKYDLSENTKIKAAWTNTMARPKYFDLVPYAIINQDKLEREFGNPDLNATKSMNLDLMVEHYFTSIGLVSGGVYYKSITDFIEDQRTYVIENGERWRYVQPINVGDADLFGFEAAFQRQLTFLPGFFKHFGVYANYSYNYSKVSNVHLEDRENEDIKLTGTPEHTVNASLFYESKKLTLRASFNYASDFLDEYGGAAFEDRYYDKATHVDLSGSYDITKNLKFFAEVNNLLDQPLRYYQGESKYTAQAEYYGIKMQGGIRFNF, from the coding sequence ATGAAAAAAGTGAAATGGCTTGCCATGTTTATCCTTACAATGGCTGGCGTATCTGCATTTGCCCAATCGGGTTTTATTCAAGGACGAGTAACCGATTCAAAAAACTTTCCATTACCCGGAGCCGCTGTTTATGTCGAAGGACATACCGAAATTGGCACCATTACGGATGTTGATGGTTTTTACCGACTTAAAAACCTGAACGATGGAAATTACACATTGGCGGTTAATTACATTGGCTTTGAAAAAGCAACGGTATCAACAACCATCAAGCAAAGTAATGGGTCGGAGGCAAACTTTGTTTTAAAAGAAGGTATTGAACTGCAAGAGATAAAAGTAAATGGTCAGCTACAAGGTCAAACCAAAGCTTTGAACCAACAGAAAAACACAATTAATGTTACTAACATTATTGCTGCCGATCAGGTTGAACGCTTCCCTGATTCGAATATTGGCGATGCCTTAAAGCGTATACCGGGTATTAATGTTCAGTACGACCAAGGCGAAGCTCGCTTTGGTAACATTCGGGGTACCGCTCCCGACTTAAACTCAGTTACCATTAACGGCGATCGCATCCCTTCGGCCGAAGCCGAAACACGCTCTGTTCAGCTAGATCTAATTCCTGCTGATATGGTACAGGCCATTGAAGTAAATAAGGTTGTTACTGCCGATATGGAAGGCGATGCAATCGGAGGTTCTGTTAACTTAGTTACTCGTTCTAAACCAGGTGCACGACGAATTTCAGGCTCATTGGGTAGCGGCTATAACTTTTTAGCGAAAAAACCCATGGCTGTCGGATCACTTGTTTACGGTCAACGCTTCATGAATGATAAACTAGGAATGGTTCTTTCCGGTTCCTATTTCAATCATCAGTTAGGATCTGACAATATTGAGGCTGAATGGGGCGAAGACGGAACCATGAAAGATTTTCAAGTCAGAACATATAATGTACAGCGCGAACGCCAGAGTTACTCTGCTTCGTTTGATTACACAATCAATAAAAACCACACCCTGGAATTAAAAGGGATGTACAATCACCGTAAAGATTGGGAAAATCGTTATCGACTACAATATAAAGATATTGAAGAAGATGAAGATGGTAATATGATTGCCGAAATACGCCGTCAAACAAAATCAGGTATCGAAGACAATAAATATGCCCGTTTGGAGGATCAATCAACCATGAACTTCTCTTTAGGTGGTGAACATCACTTTGGTATTTTAACTACCGATTGGAAAGTATCATACGCAAAGGCACAAGAAGAGCGTCCGAACGAGAGATACTTAACCATGCGTTATAAAAAAGTGGATGTGAGTCAGGACTTAACCGACACAAAAAAACCTGACATTATTGTTAACAATCCTGAGGCTCAGGATTTAAACAGTAATTGGAAATTTAAAGAGTTAACTGAAGAGTTTCAGTTTACCGATGACATAGATAAATCAGGTAAGATTGATTTTGAATTGCCTGTAATCAATAACTCAAATCTTAAATTTGGTTTCCGCTACAAAGGCAAGGAGAAAAATCGTGAAAATCAATTCTTTGAATACGAACCGTTGGATGAAGATGCCTTTATTCAAGATGCAACTTCTGCAGCCAATACCATTAATAAAACAAAAGATGACTTTAGAGCAGGTGACTATGTAGCAGGTAACTTTGTAACCAAAGAGTTTGTTGGTAATCAAAATCTTACTGGCCCCAACTTTGAAGGTGAAGAAAATCCGGAAGAAATAGCCGGTAACTTTGAAGCTACAGAAAATGTAACGGCAGGGTATATTCGCTGGGATCAAAAAATCACTTCTAAATTAAAGGCTGTTGCAGGTATTCGATACGAAAACACCAATATTGAATACTCGGGTTTTACCTATGATGCTGATGAAAACACATTAACACCAACTGATAAAGAAAGCAGTAGTTACGGCAACTTCCTTCCTAGTGTTTTAATTAAGTATGATTTAAGCGAAAATACCAAAATTAAAGCAGCCTGGACTAATACAATGGCACGTCCAAAGTATTTCGATTTGGTACCATATGCCATCATCAATCAAGACAAATTGGAAAGAGAATTTGGTAATCCAGACCTTAATGCAACTAAATCGATGAACCTCGACTTAATGGTTGAGCATTATTTTACTTCAATTGGTTTAGTTTCAGGAGGAGTTTATTACAAAAGCATCACCGATTTTATTGAAGATCAAAGAACCTATGTAATCGAAAATGGTGAAAGATGGAGATATGTACAACCTATTAACGTAGGTGATGCTGATCTATTTGGATTTGAAGCAGCATTCCAACGTCAGCTTACTTTCCTTCCTGGGTTCTTTAAACACTTTGGTGTATATGCCAACTATAGCTACAATTACAGCAAAGTAAGTAATGTTCACTTAGAAGATCGCGAAAATGAAGACATTAAATTAACCGGAACTCCTGAACATACTGTAAACGCATCATTGTTTTACGAAAGTAAAAAATTAACCCTTCGTGCTTCATTCAATTATGCCAGCGATTTCTTGGATGAATATGGTGGTGCTGCTTTCGAAGATCGTTACTACGACAAAGCTACTCATGTAGATTTAAGTGGTTCGTATGATATTACTAAAAACCTTAAATTCTTTGCCGAGGTTAACAATTTACTGGATCAACCGTTACGTTACTACCAAGGCGAATCGAAGTATACAGCACAAGCCGAATACTACGGTATAAAAATGCAAGGTGGTATCCGTTTTAACTTTTAA
- the corA gene encoding magnesium/cobalt transporter CorA produces the protein MQVLNRKKLNPAVALYTGKGNKDEISIQLFEYNTEGYTEDIAYDYQKVNEFPQDGKSHWLNVHGIHEPKVIQHICSELGIHQLALQDILDINQRPKFQEYDDYWFFSLKSILPSENNHVNLEQISFVLGSNFLVSFQEKKADHFDHIRSRIRQNMGIVRQRGTDFLLYLLLESILDNYFKTIAKIDDKVTAISITNKKVDLTPDLLEYIESFKRQIYQIKRNVAPIRDFVSMIEREEFQMIEPQHVKYYFEIKDLCLTLIDECEQINIRLESNINLFFSVQGDRMNQVMKTLTIVATFFIPLTFIAGIYGMNFSNMPELGWKYGYLGVWVLMIALTIVMIIYFKRKRWF, from the coding sequence ATGCAGGTACTCAATCGTAAGAAGCTAAATCCCGCCGTGGCCCTATATACAGGTAAAGGCAATAAAGATGAAATCAGCATTCAGCTTTTCGAATACAATACTGAGGGATACACCGAAGACATTGCGTACGATTACCAGAAGGTAAATGAGTTTCCTCAAGACGGTAAATCACATTGGCTGAATGTACATGGTATACACGAACCTAAAGTTATTCAGCATATTTGTAGTGAGTTGGGGATTCATCAACTGGCATTGCAGGATATTTTGGATATAAACCAACGACCCAAATTTCAGGAGTACGACGATTATTGGTTTTTCTCATTAAAATCAATCCTCCCATCCGAAAATAATCATGTAAACCTTGAACAAATTAGTTTTGTCTTAGGTAGCAACTTCTTGGTGTCGTTTCAGGAAAAAAAAGCCGATCATTTTGATCATATCCGTTCTCGAATCCGACAAAACATGGGTATCGTTCGTCAACGCGGAACCGATTTCTTATTATACTTGTTATTGGAATCTATCTTAGATAATTACTTTAAAACCATTGCTAAAATTGATGATAAAGTAACTGCAATTTCAATAACTAATAAAAAAGTAGACCTTACTCCTGATCTATTGGAATACATCGAATCATTCAAACGCCAGATTTACCAGATTAAACGAAATGTTGCACCCATCAGAGATTTTGTATCAATGATTGAGCGCGAAGAGTTTCAGATGATAGAACCCCAGCACGTTAAATATTACTTCGAAATAAAAGACCTTTGTCTCACTCTGATTGACGAATGCGAGCAAATAAACATACGGCTCGAGAGTAACATCAACCTGTTTTTCTCAGTTCAGGGCGATCGTATGAATCAGGTGATGAAAACCCTTACCATTGTAGCTACCTTCTTTATTCCGTTAACTTTTATTGCCGGCATATACGGAATGAATTTCAGCAATATGCCTGAGTTAGGTTGGAAATATGGTTATCTGGGAGTTTGGGTATTAATGATTGCATTAACCATTGTTATGATTATCTATTTCAAAAGAAAAAGATGGTTTTGA
- a CDS encoding ATP-binding cassette domain-containing protein yields the protein MITVSDLAIQFGKKPLFSDVNLKFTPGNCYGLIGANGAGKSTFLRILAGDLDSTRGSVKMEPGERLSVLKQDHYAFDEFTVLNTVLMGHKEMWDVMQEKDALYMKPDFNEEDGMKAAKLEDDFASMGGWTAESDAAGLLSGLGIKEDLHHQQMANLSGKEKVRVLLAQALFGNPDNLLLDEPTNDLDLETVLWLENYLANFENTVIVVSHDRHFLDNVCTDIVDIDFNKIRNFSGNYSFWYESSQLAARQQAMQNKKAEEKKKELQEFISRFSANVAKSKQTTSRKKMIDKLNIEEIQPSTRRYPGIIFQPSRQSGDQILKVENLSYSIDGQTLFNDVSFNIEKDEKVVFISRDNRAVTGFFEIINDKIKADAGEFTWGQTITTAYLPMDNTEFFQKQIKLYDWLAQFAKDSSEDYMRSFLGKMLFSNDDIEKNATVLSGGEKMRCMIARMMMEEPNVLILDHPTNHLDLESIQAFNNNMKTYPGQILMASHDHEFIRTTCNRVIELTPNGIVDKLMDFEEYLDSEEIKAVRDSKY from the coding sequence ATGATTACAGTCTCAGATCTAGCCATTCAATTTGGCAAAAAACCCCTATTCTCTGATGTAAACCTAAAGTTTACTCCTGGTAACTGCTATGGCCTAATCGGAGCTAACGGTGCTGGTAAGTCAACCTTTCTACGAATATTAGCCGGCGACCTTGATTCGACCCGCGGATCCGTTAAAATGGAACCAGGCGAACGCCTTTCTGTATTGAAACAGGATCACTACGCTTTTGATGAATTCACAGTATTGAATACAGTATTGATGGGTCATAAAGAGATGTGGGATGTGATGCAGGAAAAAGATGCATTGTACATGAAACCTGATTTCAACGAAGAAGATGGGATGAAAGCCGCTAAACTGGAAGACGATTTTGCTTCGATGGGTGGATGGACTGCCGAAAGTGATGCTGCAGGTTTATTAAGCGGTTTGGGCATTAAAGAAGATTTACATCATCAGCAAATGGCCAACTTGTCGGGTAAAGAAAAAGTACGTGTACTTTTGGCACAGGCTTTATTTGGTAACCCCGATAACTTGTTGCTCGATGAGCCTACCAACGACCTTGACCTTGAAACAGTGCTTTGGTTGGAAAACTATTTGGCTAACTTCGAAAACACAGTGATTGTGGTATCTCACGACCGTCACTTCTTAGATAATGTTTGTACCGATATTGTTGATATCGACTTCAATAAAATCCGCAACTTCTCTGGTAACTATAGCTTCTGGTACGAGTCAAGTCAGTTAGCTGCTCGTCAGCAAGCAATGCAAAACAAAAAAGCCGAAGAGAAGAAAAAAGAATTACAGGAGTTTATTTCTCGATTTAGTGCTAACGTGGCTAAATCGAAACAAACTACCAGTCGTAAAAAGATGATTGATAAGTTGAATATTGAAGAGATTCAGCCATCAACACGTCGTTATCCGGGAATTATCTTCCAACCTTCACGTCAGTCGGGCGACCAAATTTTAAAGGTTGAAAATTTGAGTTACTCTATCGATGGTCAAACTTTGTTTAACGATGTAAGTTTCAACATCGAAAAAGATGAGAAAGTAGTATTTATCTCACGCGATAACCGTGCGGTAACTGGTTTCTTCGAAATCATCAACGACAAAATCAAAGCAGATGCTGGTGAATTCACCTGGGGACAAACCATTACTACGGCGTACCTACCTATGGATAATACCGAGTTTTTCCAGAAACAAATTAAACTGTACGATTGGTTAGCTCAATTTGCTAAAGACAGCTCTGAAGATTACATGCGTAGTTTTTTAGGTAAGATGTTGTTTAGCAACGACGATATTGAAAAGAATGCTACTGTACTTTCTGGGGGTGAAAAAATGCGTTGTATGATAGCTCGAATGATGATGGAAGAACCAAACGTGTTGATTTTAGATCACCCAACCAACCACTTGGATCTGGAATCAATTCAGGCTTTTAACAACAACATGAAAACATACCCAGGTCAGATTTTGATGGCATCGCATGACCACGAGTTTATCCGTACAACCTGTAATCGTGTAATTGAATTAACACCAAACGGCATTGTTGATAAATTGATGGATTTTGAAGAATATTTAGACAGTGAAGAGATTAAAGCTGTGCGTGATTCGAAATACTAA
- a CDS encoding acyltransferase, with protein sequence MSYSSKGGMLNGKEHYHILDGLRGVAALAVVLFHYLEWIHSDFSENIIGHGFLAVDFFFCLSGFVIAYAYDSRISQMGLKQFFVSRLFRLHPLVIAGAILGLIAMFADPFANQAEGQSIGFVLLIFLSSVLMIPLPIMEERGFNLFSLNAPSWSLFWEYIANVLYGLILVRLSRKVLWVFLVIAAAALLWVSHSAGNLLGGWSGGTFADGGIRMMYSFLAGLLIFRSGWILKIKLGFVVLSILLFAAFMMPWFSHNWLVEWVMVILYFPLVVSLGAGASVSGWLKKLCIFMGKISYPLYMTHYAFMWWFGNYYTTQNPPQEYLPWIIGLGTVAMVFFAWLVMFFYDEPVRKFLNRIKAKSL encoded by the coding sequence ATGAGTTATTCTTCAAAGGGAGGTATGCTTAATGGTAAAGAACACTATCATATACTGGATGGATTAAGAGGTGTTGCCGCCCTGGCTGTTGTGTTGTTCCATTACCTGGAATGGATTCATTCCGATTTTTCTGAAAACATTATTGGGCATGGTTTTTTGGCCGTTGATTTTTTCTTCTGCCTTTCGGGTTTTGTTATTGCATATGCTTATGATAGCAGGATCTCGCAAATGGGGCTTAAGCAATTTTTTGTTTCGAGGCTTTTTCGTTTGCATCCTTTAGTTATTGCAGGCGCAATATTGGGACTAATTGCAATGTTTGCCGATCCGTTTGCAAATCAAGCCGAGGGACAATCTATAGGTTTTGTTCTCTTGATTTTTCTAAGTTCAGTACTAATGATTCCCCTTCCAATAATGGAAGAAAGAGGTTTTAATCTGTTTAGCTTAAATGCTCCATCGTGGTCGTTGTTTTGGGAGTATATTGCCAATGTACTTTATGGATTAATTTTGGTGCGCTTATCGCGAAAGGTTCTTTGGGTTTTCCTTGTGATTGCTGCAGCTGCTTTGTTATGGGTGAGCCATAGCGCAGGAAACTTGTTAGGCGGCTGGAGCGGAGGTACTTTTGCCGATGGCGGTATACGAATGATGTATTCTTTCTTGGCAGGTTTATTAATTTTTCGGTCGGGCTGGATTTTAAAAATTAAGTTAGGATTTGTAGTTCTCTCAATCTTATTATTTGCCGCTTTTATGATGCCATGGTTTTCGCACAACTGGTTGGTAGAATGGGTAATGGTAATTCTTTATTTTCCACTGGTTGTATCGCTGGGAGCAGGGGCATCGGTATCTGGATGGTTAAAGAAACTATGCATTTTTATGGGTAAAATATCTTACCCTCTTTATATGACTCACTATGCTTTTATGTGGTGGTTTGGTAATTACTATACTACGCAAAACCCTCCACAGGAATATCTTCCCTGGATAATTGGATTAGGCACAGTAGCGATGGTGTTTTTTGCCTGGTTGGTAATGTTTTTCTATGATGAACCTGTTCGTAAATTTTTGAATAGGATAAAAGCTAAGTCTTTGTAA